The region GCTAAATGGCAATTTTGTAAACACACCCACCCGCCTTCTAGTTGTGCCCTTTCAATCATTGCTCTTGCAATAGGTCCTTGTCCTTGTCCCAATGATATAGAATTAAATCTGTGGGAGTAACCCATTCTTTCACAATATTTCATGAGAGCACCCATTGGGTCAGACCCaggtgataaaataaatattaaaggtGCTAGGCAATTAGAGTCACCAAAAGATTTAGCTATATCAAATGGCGGTGGGGTAATATACTTAGTTCCCAATTGTTTTTCTACAAAATCTGTCATAGCAATTTTTAACTTATCAGGTCTTAAGACCCTTATGACCAATAGTTTTTGAAAGTTTGTCAGATTTTCATCCCAGTTACCGGGCAATGGCTTATTGTGCGGTTCGAGGGCATCATAAACTTCTTTCCACTTTGATGTTGAATTGAGAAAATGACTTTTAAATCCTTTATAAGCACGTAAGTCGTCTATTCTACAAATTTCATCCCAACTTTTATCTGGTAACCAATCAAATGGCTTTTTGTGTGGATTCTCAACAGCAATACCACCCGTTATAAGGAATAAATATTCTTCATGATCCATTTCACCAGTAGATAACATCATTTTAGAACACATGataaatgaaaacattaatttatctttatcGAAAAGAGACCGGCATACATTACTATAAAGATTGTAAGTAAATGTTTCCCTCAAAAACTTCAATCTCTTCTCTAAATCTTTAGATTTATTAGCATTttcaatagatattatatacaagTTTATAAACCACGTGAGAGAATATTGGTACATAGGATCTACATTTGGTAATTCTGTTACGCAATAATAAAGTACGGCTGAATGTGACGCTATCGGCCTGTATCCTAATCGAAACTTTTCAATGATCTCTTCTGTTTCTAAACTAGCTTCTTGctttttcataatatcaatAGCCAGTAATTTAGATGAATCTAAAACTTCAATAGCAGATTCGTCCTCTAAAATATCGCCTTTAGATTCTTGTAGAGTTCTTAAAATGTCATCCTCAACCTGTTTTAGAGCAGCACGATTAGCTGCTCCTTGCACTATTAATTTTTCGCGTTTTTCTTGTAAGTCTGGTCTCTCTTTAGCAACAACAATACCGAGAAGTTGATCTTCTAAACCGTCCTTGGTCAAGGCAAAATTAATAAGAGTGACCTTGTTAAATATTTCTGGTAAATAATGAGGATTCCTAAGTTTTGTGGTCATGTATAGTCTAAAATTTGGATGATATTCTATCACGTTATCACCCAATGCAATAAACTCCTTTCCAGCTTGagtataagtatttttaagtaaaacagGATCTAACGGTGCCTCTACGTCTTCCAGAATACAGTCTATAAGCGCGGGTTTTCCATATTCTAGACACGTCTCAATAACTTTCATGTAGTTTCCATCtgtaaatttcataatttgtaAGTCATTTGATTTTTCCATTGTCTTAATCCATTTGTTAGCCTGGCCTTGGGGATCTATGAGTAAAGACCACCTCATTGAATTATCTTGTATTATAGCATTATCAGTAGAGAATGAATCTCTGGGTAGGCCGGCAATGTaccaattttgaatttttatatctgttcctaaaatgtctttaaatacgaaagtttCTGAATGAggcatttttaaatgaataacgAGATCGCGCCATTTTTCTGTAACTGCTGTACGAATAGGTAACGTATAAGGAGATAAGTAGGCAATTATGCCGCACGAGACTAAAATATCCCCAGCTAAATTATCATAAAGCATTTGAAGATTTTCAGCGGCAGCAGTCCAACGAACTCTTTCCCCACCCAAACCACCTATTAGTTTTTCAGCTCGATAAAGTTTGTCAATACATAATTGTACCTCATCTTCCAAagcttttttctttatattagcttcctCTAATGCCTCGTTTAGTTCAGCTAATTTTGCTTCCAATCGAGCTACTGTGgcttttttttcttctagAATTGCCATAGTTTCCGCAAATTCTCTTTCTGCTGCTTCCAACTTTGCTTTTTTTGGTGCAACCACTTTAGCAACGGCATCATACATGTCCATAGCGATTATCCACTTACAAAGCCCTTCAGCGGCAGTAGATGCTTTTGCAATAATGTGTGGTTTGAAATCTTTATTTGACAGATATtcctttcttattttttgcatGACAGCAACAGGTATGTTATCCTTATCAAAATTTCTAAGTGAATCTAAGAAACTCATATCACCTAATATTCTTTTACTAGGGCCCCAATAATCAAAGATTTTTTTCCCGGGATTATCTGGGTCAGGTATTTTATCGGGCGGAATTTGCTTCATCACACAAACTGCTGCCATTACTAGCTTAACCGTTGCCGGTGGGTTTTTCATCGATTTTACTATAGTAATATCAGCTGGTTTCAAGGTATTAAGAGCAGCTATAGCATCTTCTAAAATAGGTAATGCTAATGCTAAATCAGCTTCACAATCTTTTTTGAGTTCCTGTGCGGCAGCTGCTTGAACATTCGCGACCTTTTGATCTTCTCGAACCTGTGCTGCAGCTTTATCAGCTATAGCTGTTTCAACTGCAATCTCTTCCATCATTTTGGTTGACTTTGCCGCCATAATGATGAGCTGAGGTTTAAGTGCATTTAGATCACGTTGCATTATAGCTACAGCATCAGCGGCTTGCATTAATTTATCTAAACCGTTAGTATATCTTAGCTTAGCTGCACGTAATTCCCTTTGCTTTCGGTTAGTCAATGTTGTAAATGATTTTATCAAATCTAAATAAGATGCAGatgttatgtatgtttttCTGGCGAACTGATTGAAAAATTCGATTGAAACTTTTCGTGCATCGACATGGAATTGTTTACATGCAATAACAGCAGCTTGCTTGACTGGATCTGGAACATTGACTTTACCCATATAATGATTGGCTACCATTTCCAAAGCTTCTTCTGGCCAGCTGTCATACCAATCTATTGTACAACAGTTAACTAATGAAGGATACAACCTAAGCCTTGTTCGGAACGAACTCCCAATTGGGCTGAAGCATAAAACAACATGAAGCTTCGCTTTACATCGGCCTACGAAGAATGAAAGAATTTGCAATGGGCTTATATCCAAATTTCTATTCCCTCCTTGAGCTGCAAGTCGTACTAATTCTAAAATTTCTTGTTTTTCGTCTAATCCATATAAATTTGGTACTTCACCAGAATTTAGTAAACTATCTAAATTCTGTATAAACACTTCTTCCTTAATTTGACTTTCAGTAAACAAAAACGTGGTATCCTTGTTTAGACCACCGGATTCACgtaaaactaatttaatgtCGTCATGCCAATCTTTAACACTATAAGATTTTGTGATTTCCGGTTGAAACGTTTGTTGCCCCAAAATAGTACTTGCTAATCTTGTTAATGATTGCCTACCAGAGCCACCAACACCAACAAGCAAGGCATTGCCCGTCGGCATCGAAAGAAGTCTACAAATTTTTGATAAATGTTCCAAAGCGTAGtcaaacaatacaatattcatTTTAGCTTTGTGCATGCTATTATACTCTGCAAGCATTGATATAGCAACATTTAGAACTACTTCTTTTGATGGCATTTCCTCGTAACGTCGTTCACCTTCAACACTATCAGTGTCCAAGTAACAACCAAACAtcattttcttaatattttcctGCGTCACTTCACCATTATCATCTTGATAAGTATCCAAAGCAGATTCAAACGTATCTTTCATAAAATCTCTAGTAGATTTtctcaaaatattgtaaaaccaTAAACGGTCAGGTTCGTCGACAAGTCTGTCATAAAATACTCTCATGATTTCATGAACCCAAACTCTTGTGAATGTCTTTTTATTGTCAGCGGATTCTTTTCTTAACAGAGCGCAACCTTGAATTACTCTTGAAAAATCTCGCAAATTAAAGATATAATGCGATTTTGCGGGAGTAGGTCTTAATCCTTCAGTAGCTTGGTCATATATATCCATAGTAGCAGCAATAATGTTTACAATTACAGGTTGTGTATCCTGTCCAAACCCATTTCTTCTCCAACCGAGTTGCAAGAgagaagtaaatattttagacATACTTTCCTTCGAAAATTCGTTAATcgagtatatattataatgtcttAACATTCTGGGGTAAATAAGTTGTCTGCTTCCACCGACAGGACCAATAGCCCCgtaaaatattgtatcataaatgtataaattatctGTAGTTTTTAAATCGTACCAATGTTTTATGTCAAAATATAATCTCAATAATTCTATAGCTGGCTGCGCACCATAAACTTCTTTAGCTGGCATATTCATATcgtctataaatattatagcttGTTTGCCCTTCGTAGgtccataattattttttcttcttttaacTAATTTCGATATAACTAAATCTTGAGTTTGATTCGCTGAGGTAGTAGtagtaaaagtaataaatccAGGAGTATATTTTTCCATATCAATCATGTTcatcaaaaaattttgaacATAAAAGCTTTTACCAGTACCAGTGGGTCCAATTAATAACAAAGGTTTCAAAAACTtcgtatgtaattttaaaagaaatatatatttttcggTTTCTAAAGTCGGAATAACGGTCTGTAGTAAGTTTATTTGCTCTTTAACTTGAGCTGCTTTAACGGCATCTGGCCAAGGTTTCCAGCAACCCttacttttatacatataataatgatCAATTATCATTCCCTCCGTTGGGATGGACACATCGAGCCTGTCTATTTCAGGAGGAATACCATTCTCtcctttaaaatattctttcaCTAAGTCATCAAACCGTTCACGTGACTCGGTGTTCAATATACCTCCAACACCCCATACAAACGCAGTCATAAACGAAGCTGAAATCCATGTTCTTGTGTATTTTGTGTCTTCTTCTCCTTCTATTGCACTGTCCATTAGCATTTCTATAAGGCGAAGAGTGCTTATAACCAAATTCACTTCACCGGCTGTCACAAGTTGCGAACACTGTCTCCGGACATAATACACCAACGGATCAAATAGCCACTCACACATTGcaaaaataaactcttcatTTTCTTCTAGCCATATAGGATTCAAAGTATTTAACCAAGATTTGTAAAAAGGCATAAATCCGAGTGATGCAGATTCCATATATATCATACCACACCTAGAAACAGTTGCAGGGGAGGCTTGAGCTAAATCCATTACTTCAAAAATCATGGACATAACATTGGACATAGCCATAACCTCACCGGACGTGAGACAAAGCTTCTTGTTATCATCCAAAACCGTGTTCATATTTTCAATCCATACTGCATCTACTGGTCCATCGAAAACAATCCATTTTCTAACTGGAGTATCCTCTGAAGCAAAGTTTCTAAACATCGTTGCTACAATTCCATCAGTCCATTCATAAGAAATTGGATCAAAAGCTCCGTATAGCTGACCCATTGTGACGGCTTTTGGATTCAAAACTTTATAAGTGCAAGCACAACCATCAGGCTGATTTCGTTCTTCCATCAATGTTAATGCTTCTGATAATACCTTAAGTGTCATTGATTTAGCCGAAAATGGATCACCTACAAGCATAAATCCATGTCTTACTATCATCATTTCATAAGTTTGAATAACTTTTATCAAGAAACATTCCATTGgttgtaaattgtttatttcacaAACATCATGGCAAGCCTGTAAAAAGTTTTCATAATCAGGTTTAGGTAGAGTAATACCTGGAAATAAATCTGATATGATGCCTTCAAATAGAGGTACGTCAAAAGACAAAAATTTGGGCAAATTTACATCTGTAATTGATCTCAACAACAATATACTTTCACTTTCGTTCGGGAAGCTTCTTTTTAAATTACCCGCAGCCGATAAAACAGTCTTTACAGCACGCATTCCATAATCATAATGGTTTTGTGAAGATAGTTGTTCCGAACATAGTCTGTAAGTTGTCACAATTTTTACGGATAAATTCCGAGCATCTATAAAACCAAACGAATATAATGATATTTCACCAATCATAGCATAATCAGGTACCATCATAGCTACGGTTCGAAACAATACTTTTAGGTTATCCGGTAATTCTGATCGCCCAGCATAACCGGGATTCATGGTAATACAAACATAACAAGCTGGGTTCAAATTTAAAGTTGTTCCttcaaattcaaatgtttCTAAGTGTTGCCTTACTGCTTGtacaatacataaaatttgctGTGCTATTACAGACAAAACTTCAACTTCAATCCTGTTGAACTCATCAAAACAAACCCACGCACCACACGAAGCCAAGCCCTTGAAAAATTTTCCCATGGCTTTGTAATCTAGACCATCTGAGCAATTAAATACTACACACTGTACTGCAAGAGCCTTTGCGAGATCTTTGGTAGTTTCAGTTTTTCCTGTCCCAGCCGGTCCTTCAGGAGCACCATTTAAATGTAGATAATACGCACCTATTAATGTTCTGTAGCATCGATCTGTTAATGGTGTTATGACAAGACGGTCCGAATTACCTAAGTATTCATATGCATAATTTACTACAgcattgataatttttacaaacacCCTTTCCTCTTCCCAATAGTAACGTAATTGAGCAAGCCATTGAAAATCAGTAACTTCAGTAACATTTTTTCCAATTAACTCA is a window of Colias croceus chromosome 17, ilColCroc2.1 DNA encoding:
- the LOC123699313 gene encoding dynein axonemal heavy chain 12 — encoded protein: MDESELRKLLTTKNGCRIPKMLPIPDVHKMDKLPFEPLPPFNRIKDKQAKFRKILKEKATERKVKIARPICLPRELDNLEISQDRHIAVLRECADKIKPPPMLKSWERKIIGLIPAKLRNAFPALTEELIEESKEAWNKNLHDLAVRTVIRDVPGVSRRRYVEPPFKFHGVTPNFDRMVKFRKKLKDGSLLLHPFIRLVLESSEKTFPPYIISLAKYRARGPMDIEEFQTKILEEIKRADYLVSSTWYSILVTWLKNPRCLKGMRPKRIPDFVKCATKMISMQIQELMRRSIDAIIDSLKDPDSVPILNVDLNFDGEFFYEPSLENLYEVYHNIANAISRISQRLMPIEQYLKIPYNNDALPVQYNEWLHKDGHDRLQKVLFEVFSPLVDYLDRLRKEYSMLYGAPAKSALLHFIEQAKEFEESRDKIKYFQGIDSEITAILENEYFNCAIVGQLKMVDGLKSKAMEFINDIIAGIVKTHMDENNSICHEFEIIAAKALKEPENAAELIEQGVYILHAKTVLVEALKERILRQIEIISNLLEMTSLSPDHVASNTKTVNWLTDIKPIFEKNAAAYETFKGEMEDNLQSKIAFLNKEVLEMIPYLQLLDNMDDINYTLQYLEHLRKLVHRLADCDKLVAWINNEEKTFKFPVSQYPDLDELKDFILPFHSLVHLVHRWKRSYYTWMDGPFEYLDHEKIEQDHDFFYKEFLKLSKAYRTKIKQQISEGVEKRFQGLVDDPDINNLPAPMKLCAQCVIEIKDWRPNVQMAHIMCNPALVQRHWDEMSAIAGFDLTPTAGTTLRKIINFNLWDDIDQYEIVSVAATKELALITNLNKMISEWTDICFKTSPYKDTGIFILSGLDDIQSVLDDHIVKTVGMRGSAFVKPFEAQVRAWYEKIMRVNSTIDEWGKVQSQWLYLLPIFSSKDIVAQMQEEGVMFVEVNNIYRRYMGSVDKDPHVLDVAGGAGVLESFKIASGLLEKINDGVNNYLEKKRLYFPRFFFLSNDEMLEILSETKNPLKVQPHLKKCFEGINRLVFDPEFNISAMISMEGEQIEFLETISVAAARGSVEKWLLQVEDQMLKAVKSETELSYYDYPNMGRVEWILSWEGMVVLAISQIYWAVDVHECLNTHKLSQLQEFHVGLTKQLNETVAVIRRTDLTKLNSITVKALIVIDVHAKDVIFELIGKNVTEVTDFQWLAQLRYYWEEERVFVKIINAVVNYAYEYLGNSDRLVITPLTDRCYRTLIGAYYLHLNGAPEGPAGTGKTETTKDLAKALAVQCVVFNCSDGLDYKAMGKFFKGLASCGAWVCFDEFNRIEVEVLSVIAQQILCIVQAVRQHLETFEFEGTTLNLNPACYVCITMNPGYAGRSELPDNLKVLFRTVAMMVPDYAMIGEISLYSFGFIDARNLSVKIVTTYRLCSEQLSSQNHYDYGMRAVKTVLSAAGNLKRSFPNESESILLLRSITDVNLPKFLSFDVPLFEGIISDLFPGITLPKPDYENFLQACHDVCEINNLQPMECFLIKVIQTYEMMIVRHGFMLVGDPFSAKSMTLKVLSEALTLMEERNQPDGCACTYKVLNPKAVTMGQLYGAFDPISYEWTDGIVATMFRNFASEDTPVRKWIVFDGPVDAVWIENMNTVLDDNKKLCLTSGEVMAMSNVMSMIFEVMDLAQASPATVSRCGMIYMESASLGFMPFYKSWLNTLNPIWLEENEEFIFAMCEWLFDPLVYYVRRQCSQLVTAGEVNLVISTLRLIEMLMDSAIEGEEDTKYTRTWISASFMTAFVWGVGGILNTESRERFDDLVKEYFKGENGIPPEIDRLDVSIPTEGMIIDHYYMYKSKGCWKPWPDAVKAAQVKEQINLLQTVIPTLETEKYIFLLKLHTKFLKPLLLIGPTGTGKSFYVQNFLMNMIDMEKYTPGFITFTTTTSANQTQDLVISKLVKRRKNNYGPTKGKQAIIFIDDMNMPAKEVYGAQPAIELLRLYFDIKHWYDLKTTDNLYIYDTIFYGAIGPVGGSRQLIYPRMLRHYNIYSINEFSKESMSKIFTSLLQLGWRRNGFGQDTQPVIVNIIAATMDIYDQATEGLRPTPAKSHYIFNLRDFSRVIQGCALLRKESADNKKTFTRVWVHEIMRVFYDRLVDEPDRLWFYNILRKSTRDFMKDTFESALDTYQDDNGEVTQENIKKMMFGCYLDTDSVEGERRYEEMPSKEVVLNVAISMLAEYNSMHKAKMNIVLFDYALEHLSKICRLLSMPTGNALLVGVGGSGRQSLTRLASTILGQQTFQPEITKSYSVKDWHDDIKLVLRESGGLNKDTTFLFTESQIKEEVFIQNLDSLLNSGEVPNLYGLDEKQEILELVRLAAQGGNRNLDISPLQILSFFVGRCKAKLHVVLCFSPIGSSFRTRLRLYPSLVNCCTIDWYDSWPEEALEMVANHYMGKVNVPDPVKQAAVIACKQFHVDARKVSIEFFNQFARKTYITSASYLDLIKSFTTLTNRKQRELRAAKLRYTNGLDKLMQAADAVAIMQRDLNALKPQLIIMAAKSTKMMEEIAVETAIADKAAAQVREDQKVANVQAAAAQELKKDCEADLALALPILEDAIAALNTLKPADITIVKSMKNPPATVKLVMAAVCVMKQIPPDKIPDPDNPGKKIFDYWGPSKRILGDMSFLDSLRNFDKDNIPVAVMQKIRKEYLSNKDFKPHIIAKASTAAEGLCKWIIAMDMYDAVAKVVAPKKAKLEAAEREFAETMAILEEKKATVARLEAKLAELNEALEEANIKKKALEDEVQLCIDKLYRAEKLIGGLGGERVRWTAAAENLQMLYDNLAGDILVSCGIIAYLSPYTLPIRTAVTEKWRDLVIHLKMPHSETFVFKDILGTDIKIQNWYIAGLPRDSFSTDNAIIQDNSMRWSLLIDPQGQANKWIKTMEKSNDLQIMKFTDGNYMKVIETCLEYGKPALIDCILEDVEAPLDPVLLKNTYTQAGKEFIALGDNVIEYHPNFRLYMTTKLRNPHYLPEIFNKVTLINFALTKDGLEDQLLGIVVAKERPDLQEKREKLIVQGAANRAALKQVEDDILRTLQESKGDILEDESAIEVLDSSKLLAIDIMKKQEASLETEEIIEKFRLGYRPIASHSAVLYYCVTELPNVDPMYQYSLTWFINLYIISIENANKSKDLEKRLKFLRETFTYNLYSNVCRSLFDKDKLMFSFIMCSKMMLSTGEMDHEEYLFLITGGIAVENPHKKPFDWLPDKSWDEICRIDDLRAYKGFKSHFLNSTSKWKEVYDALEPHNKPLPGNWDENLTNFQKLLVIRVLRPDKLKIAMTDFVEKQLGTKYITPPPFDIAKSFGDSNCLAPLIFILSPGSDPMGALMKYCERMGYSHRFNSISLGQGQGPIARAMIERAQLEGGWVCLQNCHLAVSWLPVLEKIVEGFDLTNTDLSFRLWLTSYPSDRFPQSVLQVGVKMTNEPPTGLQHNLNRSYLSEPLKEPEFYEGCPGKDKAFSKLLYGISFFHAVVQERKKFGPLGWNIQYGFNDSDFHISVMQLQMFLNQYEEIQYVAIKYLTGECNYGGRVTDDWDRRLIVTILDNYVNTGVVNDPNYSFCDVGSQYGLPRRCEYQDYLKHIESVPVNPPPEVFGLHMNAGITRDYTISMELAAALVLVEGTGSGGEGGNTEVILMQMATEIVSKLPEPFDIETSQKKYPVDYNESMNTVLIQEMERFNKLLREVKVSLLDLQKAVKGFIVMSPALDLQANAMLLGRIPNNWAKVSYPSLKPLPSYIADFIERLAMLEDWYQNGKPPTFWLSGFFFTQAFLTGSVQNYARAKKIPIDLLIFDFEVRKVDYETTPPESGVYVQGLFMDGGRWDRDKHVIGEQLPKILNDHMPAVWLFPKLKTEFVEGTRYRCPLYKTLERKGVLATTGHSSNFVLAFYLPSDMPSAHWIKRSVALLLQLDN